The window taaaaatgtgggCATCTTTCTTTACATAAGCATAACCCAAAAGTAACCACCTACTACATTCCCTCAATGTGGCAGATACTGTAATGCGCTCTGGCAGTGGGGCCCTGGCCCAGTTCTCCAGCCCCTTGCCCTCTGCCATGTAACCCAACATCTGTTCATGTTAAAGGACTTCCTGTCAGGCATCATTCCAtctgcatgaaaaaaaaaggatttgtttttttttttttttttgactggtaGACGTAGACCAGGTTTGCTGACTCAGGAAAACAAGTGAATAATGAACATGgtgaaagagggagaagaaaccaaaaaaagcTTTAATATCTTAATATATTGTAAAGGTACCCGATCATTATCTagtcaaaattctattttttttcctgtgtcttaATTTATTCTTATTGAGATTTTTATACATTTAGTATATTGCGAGTCACTGAGGAAGAGGTTAAATCCCAAGTTCTTTCCTGTTCCTTCAAGTAATCttgcattaaaatgttttaattttcatgaaagtTAAGTTCTATTGATACAGCCTGTTTTTTATTTGCAAAGGAATTGAGGACATGTTGTAACGCAGATATTTCTTTTGAAGTCTTACCCTTATGACTTCTCTTTCACCTTTAGGACAAAGCAACAACAATTCAGAGACCTGCGCGGAATTTCGAATAAAATATGTTGGTGCCATTGAGAAACTGAAATTCTCTGAAGGAAAAAGTCTTGAAGGGCCTCTAGACCTGATAAATTATATTGATGTTgcacaggtaaaaaaaaaaaaaaaattaaaatgttctggaGAATAAGTTCGTGGCTCTAGGGAAAGATGTTCCACTGTTAAAATATTGACTGAGCACTGTGATCATAGGTGGTTCGAGGTGCCTAGAGACTGAGTCCCAGAGAGATCAGAGTTCTTCTCTTCAAAAATAgcacttttcactttttttgggAGCTAACTTCCTTGTTCAAATGAGGAGCTGAGTGCAGGGATGGGTTATACAccataggtatttttttttgtttttttgtttttgtttttatttttttttaatatattgggaGCCTTACTGAATTTCCATTGAACTAGTCACCGCTCTTTAAAGAATCTGCCTCAGAGTGGTGTTGACCTGTCGATTCCCTCACACCCTGTTAGCAACAAGCATTAAGGTTAGGTGAGCTTCATAAACGTATCCCAGTcaagaagattaaaaagaaaataaccgtgaaggaaaactaagaatgaaaacagagacaAAGCAAAGATCTGTACCCTCGCCAGTGTGGAAGTGCATAAGCCATAAGATGGGAAATTGCTTCCTGAGTTCTAGAAAATGAGATTGCAGGTCTTTGTGTTTATTAGCAAAGGGATATTACCACCCTGGAAAGATTCCTTTATCAGTTCCTAGAGCGCTGGTTACTCTTCAGGCTGTTTGGTCTGGTAAATCATGGAGAACAGGATCACTAAATACAATGCTCCCTGCCCtcacaaaagcaaaggaaatctgTCCTGAGGGGAATCAGCCAATCGCATGTGCGTTCCACAGAGACCACTTGGGAGTCTGGACTTAGACGGTATCCCAGTTGGTTTGGCACCAATCATTCCAGACAGTGTGCAAGCAACACCTCACCTAAGTGTTGCACTGAAAGATTGCTAATGTTTCCCCCCCGAAGTGCACTAGGATTGTTTTCATCCCGTTCGGGACTGCTCAGTTTCTCAGGTCACCATAGACTGTGGGCTTGTCAAAATTCCCTTCTGGCTAAGAGCGTTAGTATTGTTGCATCTTTGGATTCTTGGAATGCTTGAACCCTACCTACTGGGAGAAATCCCGGTAGTCATTTGAGGACCCCCGAATCAAGGCATGCAGGCATAGCTTCTTTACCAGAATTTCTGTAACGTAGGCAGATGTTTCCAGGCTAACATTTACAGGATGGAACATCTACTGATGGCCCTCTCTATCTTACGTACTGTGCATTAGACTAGGCAGGCCGTATTctgactttggggaaaaaagtgggCAATCTGCTAAGGAAACCTTCACATATCATTTGCTCACGGCCCCGGGATGTGGGGCAACCAGACATACCTGGCATCTGGGTAAGATGTAAAATGGCTGCAAACAGTATTCCCCACTGCTCCGCTTCCTGATGGTTTCCTGTGCTGACATTAGCATAAGCTCTGAGCACTTTAAAACCTaaatacctttctttttcttttttaagattcattcattcattcattcattcattcattcattcatagagacacagaaagagagagaggcagagacacaggcagagggagaagcaggctccatgaagggagcccaacgtgggactcgatccctggtctcggggtggggggggttcttcgggatcatgccctagactgaaggtgacgctaaactgctgagccacccaggctgcccttttttttttttttttattaaaagattccttttcttttttttcttatgtagatatttaAACCTCACTGGGAATTGTGTGAGGCAGTTTGTAGTTAGGGCTAACATTGAGACAAATGGAAGTGAATTTTGCTTAGGTCTGTGgacctgaaaacaaaacaaaaccctagtGACAATTTCTCTTCTGCCCCTTTGAAGAACAGTTTTTGCCAGGCTGTCGAGTACCCCACATTCTTGAAAGGGTTTGGGTTTGGAATGGCCAGATACTAAACTGGACTAATCAGACTTAAGGAATGATGTAATTTTTAATGGagctcatgtaatttatttttgcttttaaaaaaaaatttttttttaatttttgctttaaagcaAGACGGAAAGCTGCCTTTCGTTCCCCTGGAGGAAGAATTTATTATGGGAGTTTCCAAGTATGGTATAAAAGTATCAACATCGGATCAGTATGTAAGTAATAGAATTTGTTAGGGAAAAAGTGGGTTTCAGGTATTTGGGAGTCAGCCTGCTGAGAGCCCACTTGTTCTGTTTGTCTGCAGAACTGTTGGTTGGTAAACATTCCTGGCAGCTGGTCTTAAAAAAATGACCGATTTCTTGGGGTGAATGAATAGAGGCCTCCGTTTGCTTCTGTATTGTGGGGCCCTGGCCAGCACCCCTGCTGCTGGCCCCTAGTGTGGTTTCAGTGTAGGACCCCATGCCAGTGCAGAGCAGCTGTCAGCTTGGAAACTGGGCACAGAGAGCAGGATCGTGAACTTGGATCTTCCTCCTGTCTTTGTGGAATGTTAAGTGGGAAGGGCTAACCCTGAAGGATAACTGCCCCATAACTGAGCATTTTAGAATTTCCCTTTGGGGGAAAGACCTATCCAACTATTTTCAGTCAGCTCCATAGATCGGCTCTGATGAAAGCCTCACATAGTAGCTCCTGCACAGAAAATGTCAACATGTTAAAACAGTCACGGTCTTTCTTTCTCTCGACTTGGGCAGGATGTCTTACATCGGCATGCTCTGTACTTAATCATCCGGATGGTGTGTTACGACGATGGTCTGGGGGCAGGAAAGAGCTTGTTGGCGCTGAAGACCACAGACGCAAGCAACGAGGAATACAGCCTCTGGGTTTATCAGTGCAACAGCCTGGTGAGGTTTAAAGTTGTTTGCTTTTTGGTCTCACTCATCAGGCGAGGTGGTAAAAGCAGAGGAGACTTCCGGTCTAGAAGAGGTGCTGTCCACTAGCATCTGATGCCTGGCAGAGTGTGGGTGACCGTCAGGCCCTGGGTCAGCCAGTGGTTCGGACCTGCCGCAGGCCGTCACCTATTTGGCCAGGGTTGGGCCTCACCTGGGCCATGATCTCCAGGTCAGGGCAGACACAGAGCAGGTGAGGAGACGTGGTACAGCCCCTCCTGCTCTGTACGTGTTATCTCACTGACTTGTCACACTCCTTCCCAAGGGCTGAGTTCCTACAGGTTACCACGCACCTGCTTCTCCAAAGGTGCGCTGGAAGGGGCCCAAGGGAGGTGATGTGTCCTGGGCTTCCAAAAGCTGTTGGTgtgtaggtttttaaattttttacttttttaatattttatttacttactcatgggagacacagaggcagagacacagagggagaagcaggctccctgtggggaacctgaaacgggatttgatcccaggactctgggatcacgacctgagcccaaggcagatggctcaatcactgagctacacaggtgccccagattttattttttttggggggcggCAAAGTGTATTGAGCGCTTGTGAAGTTTGGGGAGTAATAGTACGAGCTCTGCAAGAGGCCTCAAGGAGACCAGAGAGGGTTGCCCGGGTGCAGGGTCAGGAGAGGTGTTAGGAGGGTCAGAGTCATACCTGTTTGGTCACATTAATTCAGGAAGAGAGCGATGAAGTCTCTTACTGTGTTTTCTACTTCACATAGGAACAAGCACAAGCCATCTGCAAAGTTTTATCCACTGCTTTTGACTCTGTATTAACATCTGAGAAACCCTGAATCCTGCCCTCCAGTGAAAGCTGGCTCCATGCGGACGGGCAGTGGCTTCCGGTCTGGAGTGCTGAACTGTTGTGGAAATAGAAAGTGATCCCTTGCTCTAGGTTTTCTGAAGAGATGCAATGTAGAAAGTATTGATCATTTGCTTTTCTATTAAAATGTGTCTTATTACAGTTAACTCTCAATGAGGTTGTCTACTTTCTGGGACTAAAAAAGAAACCTTATctgttacttttatttctcttgtttttaaagttttattagagtGAGCGAGTGAGgggggcaaggagagggagaaacagactccctgctgtgcagggagccccatgtgggattccatcctaggaccccgggatcacagcctgagctgaaggcagatgcttcactgactgagccactcaggtacccatctatcactttttttttttaagattttatttgacagagagcaagtgagtgagcaTGCagatgcacacaagcagggggagtggcaggcagagggaggagaagcaggctccccactgagcagagagcctcatataggacttgatcccaggaccctgacctgagctgaatgcaaatgcccaaccgactgagccacccagacgcccctcatCTGTCACTTTTAAACACAACTGAGCTCAACACCTAAGTGTCACAGACGTGCACGCAGTGAGTAGGCAAACACAGAAGACTTTCTGAGGAGGTTGCACACCATCTATTGTGTGGCGCATGGCCCCACTGGCTGGGAGCTTGGGCTGCTGGTTTGGAACAGCAACGCTGCCAACTTAGGTCACAAAAAGCAaaactttgggcagcccgggtggctcaatggtttagcgctgccttctgcccagggtgtgatcctggagacctgggattgagtcccacgtcaggttccctgcatggggcctgcttctccctctgcctgtgtctctgcctctctctctgtctctcatgaataaataaataaaatcttcaaaacaaaacaaaacaaaaagcaaaactttaaaagtgTATCGTTAGGGTGGCATGCTAGTAAGCCAAAGTATTTACCTGAGTTCAGGGAGGAAAGATCACCGTGCATATGAATAGCATAGAAAGAATCTCCTGTACAGTAGGCCAGTGGGTTTCTCTAAAGGACCACTTTAATATGCAGTGCTTATGGattaaaaacattagaaataacACTATGtccatttaaaagtattttattttttttccagtctcaaATGACTAGTTAACAGGAAGAATCAACTTATTGAACATGCTCTAGTTATAAATCACTGCATTAAAGACAACGAAAATAAGAATTGATTTAGGTTATACAATATATACAGTTGCGCTGCAACTAGATCGAAGTAATCAAGTGAATGAATCGAGTATCATACATCTCAGATAGCATTCCAAGCTGCATATTATTCTCTCCACCCCGTAGCAGATCACACAGGACCTAGGAGTCTGTGCACATGTTGGAGTCCTCATCCCTAGAAGTCAGATCTGATGGAAGATGGCATGCACAATGCCAGAATCCTGCAGCTAAGTTCaagaaaagtaaactttaaatataaatagatatctACAATGTTTTCCTTCCTCTCGGTTGGTTTTTAATTTGCAAAGAGCAAATTACTAGGAAAGGATGTTAGCAGGGAAGTTAATATAATTTCTCCTCTGGCAAGAGTAATATTATTTACTGCACAATAGCACCACCAAATTGtcaactggaaaaaatatttcctagatATTTATGTACCAGTGAACCTGATAGATTAGTTTGGGACTGGTGtttaaatgttggtgaggatcaACTTTAATTCCTTAGATAGCTGGCACCAAGTAGTCAAAAGGCTGATTATAAGACACAGATGCAAGAGGActgtgttaaaatatacataagaagTGCACTGTGCAAAATATATCTGTTTACTTTCTTAAATCTAGAGAGAATTAACTAAAAGAAGGGTTCAAACAACGGAAATGAACAATTAGTGAAAATAGAtgtagtgctttaaaaaaaaaaaaacccaaaactttaaTTACAGATCTAACACATTTTTACCCGGAACTTTGGAGGGCAAAAAGCCATTGCCACACAACATCGTAAAACATTCCagtttgttctgttttcctttataataGCAACACAAAGtacaatgcaataaaaaaaaaaaactgcctaaTAAAGACGGGCTGCTCCAATCAAATGTACCATTGTCACCATGCGATGAAAACATCGCTGCCTCGCTTTCCAAGCCCAGACCTAAGCTTATTTCTTCACTTCTGGTAAAAATCCAAGTGGGCCTTATAGGCCTATTTATTCTCAAAGAGTGCCAAAATGTCCAATATTCCTATTATGAATCTTATGCTCACAATTACTAAAGAGAGGTATGACAGTCAAGTTCATTAAACTAATGAATTCTGATTTATCACACACAAcctaaccccccacccccagtagcTTCAGTTTAAGAATAACGTGATGGACTTTGGTCATGAAACTGGGATGTGTGTTCGGGAGTATCTTATTACCTGGGACCTACAGATTTCGGATATGCTCTTGATTACAAACAAACGGACAGATTCGATCTCAAGACAGTATAACTACCATTCCTGTTGGTATAGCATATAAATACAAGACACTAAATTGAGTACACATTCCCGGGAGCCGGGAAGGGAAGGCAGTGGTACACCCAATAGGAAACAGCAAGTGTGTGTGAACGTGCTAGCTGGGCGACGGAGGAGGGTCGAGAAGGCGAATTCCAAAACACCTAAAGCATACCAACTAGTTTAAAGAACTGTTTTGCAATCCATCATCCTTAGTTTTTAACCAAATTCAGGAAATGCAGGTTTCTAGAATGTGGAGCTGAATTAGCTATTACCATA of the Vulpes lagopus strain Blue_001 chromosome 5, ASM1834538v1, whole genome shotgun sequence genome contains:
- the ITGB1BP1 gene encoding integrin beta-1-binding protein 1, which codes for MFRKGKKRHSSSSSQSSEISTKSKSVDSSLGGLSRSSTVASLDTDSTKSSGQSNNNSETCAEFRIKYVGAIEKLKFSEGKSLEGPLDLINYIDVAQQDGKLPFVPLEEEFIMGVSKYGIKVSTSDQYDVLHRHALYLIIRMVCYDDGLGAGKSLLALKTTDASNEEYSLWVYQCNSLEQAQAICKVLSTAFDSVLTSEKP